TATTTGAGAGTCAATGCATATGAATCAGATTTATTAAGAGACTAGGATTCTAGCAAAGGTATACAACTTTAGGTTTGCATTTTTACTTTTAGCAAACTGAAACCCAAAATTGAGACTTATTATACTGGAGCAGAACCAGCATCATGAAACCATCCTAAACAACAACTGAAATTGAATAAAAATAGAAGAAATCGATGAGTATTTAAATTCAATTGAAGGCTCCACAATCACGACGGATATTGCCATTACGACCGGTTTTAACACCAACACGACCAAGCTTGATCATTGAGTTAACAAAAGCTTGATTAAACAAGTTTGCATTATTGGCCCATAAGTCAACGGTTGGCTTTGACCGACGGTCTGTGAACAAATCTTGATCTGACGTGAACAATCCTTTCCCTTGTTGCAAGTTTTTGTAGTAAACGTTGTCGAATTGTCTAGGTGTTGTTGGGTCCATGTTTATAGCCACCCTTGGGTCTATGTTTCTAGGACATGAAGCTCGTAACTCTGTCACGTAACCTTTGTTAACTGTGGGGTCTACTTGCGTTGTCTTGTTGAAAGTGTATATCCTGTTGAACACTTTGGTGCAATGGGCGAATCCTAATGTGTGCGCTCCTGTTTTCAATATCGAACCAAATTTATATTAGGACCATAGATTTTAAACTAAACGGATGTACTAGATACTATTTAAATTTAAATTTTAAAATTGAAATATATTAAGAAATAAATTAATATTTGGTTTATTATGAAATCACTTTAAAGAAGTTTGTTATTCTAAAACCAAATCAAATCCTAATCAAACTAAACCGAAATATTTGTCATGTTAAGTCACCACATATAAGTTTGGTCCGAATGAACAATACCGGAGAGAGCGATCATCTCGTTAAGATTAAGGCCGTTTTTGGCAAAAAGTGAAGTGAGTTTGTTGACGTCGTCCGTCGGCTGTGGCAGTTTCCCTTCGACGCTAGCCGCCGTAGACGATAGCCCATCAAGCCTTCCTAGTTCCACTTCGTATCTTGGTCCACCCGCCTATAAATATTATATCATTTAGCATTAAAGTTAATGATTATAATTCGTGATTGATGTAGTGAATATGATAGTGATGAGTTACGAACGAGATTAACGACGTCACGAGTAGCTATGGTGAGAATATCAGCGCAAGAAACTTTATTACGGCAATTTGCAACGGCGTCAAGAGCTTGTTTAGCTTTAGTAACGGTGTCGAATCCATCTCCGGCCAGCGACAAGTTATCCGGATGATCTTTCTCCGCCTTGTTATTACCGGTCGATGCTATCATCACCGAGGCATCACAACCCTAAGACATTAAATTAATTTCATAAGTTAGACCCAAAAGAAATGAAAATGAAGTTAAAACAATAAATCAATAAAATGGTTTACATTGACGAAACAATCGTGGAAATAGAGGCGGAGAGTAGCGGGGATGGTGGTGAAAGTTTGCTGGACTTTTTTTTGAACGGCGTCTCTTACGATTTGTTCGACGTTGGGACAGCTTCCGGCGTAGAAGTTGCGGCGGAGTTGAGCGGAGACGAGGTTCACGGTGAGAAAAAGAGAGATAAAGAGCAATAAGAGATTCTTCGCAGCCATTTTGTTGTTTAAAACTATTTAAACTCGCTTTCTGTCTTTTTATTGTGATTTCAATTTTGTGTTTATATATATAGATTACATGAATGGAGTAAAGGAACTTATACAGTATGATTTTCTATAGTGGGCACAAGTAGCACCGGCCAGCTTGCATTTTCATTATTATAAGAAAAAAAAAACTAAATACTATTATAACTTTTGGCATCATTTTAAGGGTCTTTGAACGAATGTTTAAGTATTATAATTTTTATGGTTAATTTCAAATCTATGATTTATGTAATTAAAAACCGTTTTACGTACACGCCATTATTTTTTTTGTACTTTATCATTGTTAGCTTGTCGATGTTATATTATTAGTTTGTCTATATATTGTGTGTGTATGATCACAAGGATTATCTATATGAGGGAATAGAGAGTGATGGCGATCGAGATTGATAACGATGCTTCACTTAGCATTGCGAATAATTGTGTCATATAGCCACCTTGAATCTTTCTCATATCTCAACCACTACTCCTGACTGCTATACTTTTCTAGATACATATATTAGTTAATTAGTCTTAATTAACTACGATTATCTTTATTTTGACAAGTAGCAGTATAATGCCTAAAGATAACAGAATGAAGGAATCTCACGGTTTCATAATTTTTTTTACTAACCATACAATAGAGTTTTGGATCTTGTAGTCACCAAGTTAAACACGGATTAATTAGCTACATATCTAGGGAAGAAAGCTACAGATTGTCCAAATCAGTTGACATGATAATGGGTTTAATTATGGCTGTCTTTTTTACGCTATATCAACAGCTACTGTTTTATATATATAGTTTTTTTTTTAATCTATGGTGGAGCGATTGTTGATTTAGACTTTAGTTGACGTTTTAAAAAAGAAACAAAAATAGTTGACGAGAACAATTCTTCAATTCAGTCATTCAAAAGGGGCTACTCCATGCAATGCAAGTAAAGGCAATCACGCTTCTATTATTTATCATTTAGTATACTTTTCCTAAGAAACCCATGTCCTTTTTCTATTCCACAAAACATGATAAATCATTTCACTATATATGCCTTAAATGGTTTCTGTAAAAAGTAAAGTAAATAAGAATTTTATAAGAATATGCAATGGAATAATTCATTTACATTATTTTAACTTAATTTTTTCAAAGGAAAATAAGAAAACAAAGATGTAAGCTCAGTAACTTGGTCTTCACAATTTTCAAGCTGTCTCCTAGCTCGAGGTTGAAAATTGTAGAGATTGCCAATCAATTCCAGTGATACATTCCATGATATCATCTTTTTTTTTTTTATCATATACAGATATACTATATATATATATTAATCGTGCCTGTATCGAGATAACAATTTCCCATTAACTATAATTTGCTAATTTTGATCGGGTCATCTCTGGTTATTAAAAATTTACCCCCTGTTTCAGAAAGATGTACTCCATATTTTAAGATTTTCATACTCCCTCAGTTTCGATCTAATTATCATTGTAGGAAAAAAAAATTGTTTCAAAATAAGTGTCGTTTTAGTGTTTCAATGCAAAATTTATTAATAAAATTATCTACTTTATTTTTCTATTGGTTGAAATATAGTTATTTTTATAGGTTGTGTTTTTATTTTAAAAATACACAAAATCATATGTTTTCTTAGTCTGTGTGCATAAACATAGAACAACAATTAAAATGAAACGGATGGAGTACTTATTAAAAAAACATATCACATTTTAGTTACCAATACATTATTTTTCGTAATTAACTATTTCCCGTAGCTTTTAACCAATATAATTTTAATAAACACAATTATGTTTTTTGAAGTTTACAATTTGCAATTAATTTATATATTGAAAATGTAAAAAATGTATTTTTTAAACAATTTTGTTTTTCTAAAACATATATTTTTTAGAAACCGAGGGATTATGATTTATTTATATACTGTATTTTACACATTAAAAGCAAATGGTTGAATCGTCTTCCTCGAATATATGCTTTTATAAAAAAAACAAGTAATCACTGCAGACAAGAGGAAAGAGCAGATCAGAACGCAACAAAACAAAAATACAATTCTTATTTATTCTTGTGGAAAGGTCATTTGTTAATATAACATTCAATTTGGATAATAGAGATTAAGCAAGTCAGTCCATAATTGGTATTATTTGTATCCACCAAAGCTTTGGCTATGATTAAGGGATGTGTGCTGAACAGTATTAAAAGCAGAACGGACGCAATTACATGAAATCACCATTCATCACATCACTTTTGTGGATTAGTAAACAGTAGTGGAGTCATCTGCTCTACAGCTCTGTAAGTGGAATTGCAAGTTTTGCAATATGCAACATTTAATCACTTTTGAAGGTGACAATAGTCTGGTCCCTAACTTGATCAAAAGTAAAACAAAGAAACTTTAACCTACCGAACTGGATCCGTGAAATCAGAATATGACAATCAAAATACAATGAAATAGCAATAAGATGAACTCAAAGAAGATACTCAAATATTATATTTTGTTGTTTATTTTTATGTTTGTCCTGTATTTTAACAATCTCCGCCAGGATTACACAGTTTCAGGTTAATAATATATGACAGGCTTTTACCGTAAAAAAAAAAAAAACAAATAGCATTGTTCTACTAGAGGCCCGATCGAAAAAAGAAGAAGATAGGCATGTTAATTGTATCCTATTACATTATATATTAGATATACTACAGCCAAAAAAGTAACTAGATATATATCATATAATGTTTTGTTAAAAATAATATTCATAAATATTTATTTAAGGAAAATATATTTAAAATGAAGCTTATGCTTTTGCATTGACAAATGTTTTGAATTAAAATAACACAAATGGATGTAAATATACTAAAACGACCAAAATGGGAGGACTCGTGCGTCTTCTAGTGTTTGATATTTATAGTATTTATTTCTATACAATTCGGATTATCATGTGCCATGTGGTCGAGAGAACAAAGAGTAACACGAAAGGGAATCTTTTTCCTGTAAAGTGTATTTTTCAATAATATTGATCACGCTATTGAATCTCTGCTCTATTGCCATGATTACATGTTTCTCAACTCTTCACGGTTTAGTTTCACTTGTCCTCGGAAGTTACTCGTGCTGTAGAGAAAGTACGAGTATCCAATGTAACAGAGATTCGAAGAAAAAT
This sequence is a window from Brassica oleracea var. oleracea cultivar TO1000 chromosome C1, BOL, whole genome shotgun sequence. Protein-coding genes within it:
- the LOC106326083 gene encoding peroxidase 50 gives rise to the protein MAAKNLLLLFISLFLTVNLVSAQLRRNFYAGSCPNVEQIVRDAVQKKVQQTFTTIPATLRLYFHDCFVNGCDASVMIASTGNNKAEKDHPDNLSLAGDGFDTVTKAKQALDAVANCRNKVSCADILTIATRDVVNLAGGPRYEVELGRLDGLSSTAASVEGKLPQPTDDVNKLTSLFAKNGLNLNEMIALSGAHTLGFAHCTKVFNRIYTFNKTTQVDPTVNKGYVTELRASCPRNIDPRVAINMDPTTPRQFDNVYYKNLQQGKGLFTSDQDLFTDRRSKPTVDLWANNANLFNQAFVNSMIKLGRVGVKTGRNGNIRRDCGAFN